Proteins from one Streptomyces sp. NBC_00289 genomic window:
- a CDS encoding DUF3515 domain-containing protein, translating to MHFSRHRPIGLPALVLLIAAVGCSSADDSGSAAVPSPDAKVAKLCENLDEVLPATVDGESREDPEPASTLTAGWGSAAIILRCGVVQPPKMIDPKVATGSDPDAMGGGVNGVDWLMEKQGDGSYRFTTANRSAYVEVTVPKGRDSSGVLVDLAPAVKKAIPGGIAD from the coding sequence GTGCACTTCTCTCGCCACCGGCCGATCGGTCTGCCCGCGCTCGTCCTGTTGATCGCCGCTGTCGGCTGCTCCTCAGCAGACGACAGCGGCTCCGCGGCGGTTCCCAGCCCGGACGCGAAGGTCGCGAAGCTGTGCGAGAACCTGGACGAGGTGCTGCCGGCCACGGTGGACGGTGAGAGCCGCGAGGATCCCGAGCCCGCCTCCACGCTGACCGCGGGCTGGGGAAGTGCGGCGATCATACTGCGCTGCGGTGTCGTACAGCCGCCGAAGATGATCGATCCCAAGGTGGCGACGGGCAGCGACCCGGACGCGATGGGCGGCGGAGTGAACGGCGTCGACTGGCTGATGGAGAAGCAGGGCGACGGTTCGTACCGGTTCACCACGGCCAACCGCAGCGCGTATGTCGAGGTCACGGTGCCCAAGGGGCGGGACAGCTCGGGTGTGCTCGTCGACCTGGCCCCGGCCGTGAAGAAGGCGATCCCCGGAGGGATCGCCGACTGA
- a CDS encoding tetratricopeptide repeat protein, producing MSAITDFDALRRAMAENAEQPEGPARNARAELLLAEAEKLTIPLAVIEALGHQLKVYNYSSEKDRMFVPFARLLRMWDERPEDFDEYEVHSLHWVFKWMSSGMLDQPHVPLASVEKWLGEMEHRYRLAGHSERAVRSAEFSVAAHVGDIGRAERAYDAWLAADRDTMADCHACELHGQGWWQAERGRDAEALELWRPVLEGEYTCAHEPHTVLASSLTPLLRLGRTDEARANHLRGFRLVRVMESMRGAYADHVEFCALTGNEARGLELLAERPAYFTDDGHPRSKLEFMAVVALLMERLAALGHADREVPGPAGRAWTARELAVHARVEALALAARFDERNGTSYVSERARARMAQRTLVERLPLGVRSARASVAPAVAAPAPLPATDAPDAPDPAALIAEARRLSDTLRPHAVEAWAAAARAAEGLDLDARDRAEIADHEAMGRGPEGIELFERAAELYGEAGDPGESLAARARAAYVRALAGEVDEALAAVAEPYDNVLALYAVDGTGVRQTAAVLMGRARILLRRVHEAGEAVGPAVLADAETAAREVLALVDGHVGDDVRLASRAAEAQAMLAELAARTGDVERAAQLFARAADAFVGAGLPWFAVEYEARLAGLAHHLGDIEEAERALRAALEHGGPHLEATGRAQLNLQLAEVIGGRGLSEEAAAHALEAAHWADEAGEGPTLGAWARQQLGGFLLRQGRWAEAAEVLESALPDLTAETHGDGAVVQTQWWLGDCLSELGEHREAAERWLRAAEIARNWPEQHDHATLAHLAAESLGHAGLPDEADRAYARAGDLWRSLGNVHGLVRALRARAWLALGTQDGPEGARELMAAAVGECEAALPVAEDEEARQRIVAELGHTQQQFGDLLTRSVTEEAEDTGDTEDDAIRSVLEEALGRMAEAVDVFATLGDDARHGRTGAELAAGRLAADLGRPTEAAARARAVLTAYTTTADEDQDETAQARRAEARQLLDAVKEEAD from the coding sequence ATGAGCGCGATCACGGACTTCGACGCGCTGCGCCGGGCGATGGCGGAGAACGCCGAGCAGCCGGAGGGCCCGGCCCGCAACGCGCGCGCGGAGCTGCTGCTCGCCGAGGCCGAGAAGCTGACCATCCCGCTCGCGGTGATCGAGGCGCTCGGACACCAGCTGAAGGTCTACAACTACAGCTCCGAGAAGGACCGGATGTTCGTCCCCTTCGCGCGTCTGCTGCGCATGTGGGACGAGCGGCCCGAGGACTTCGACGAGTACGAGGTCCACTCGCTGCACTGGGTGTTCAAGTGGATGTCGTCCGGGATGCTGGACCAGCCGCACGTGCCACTGGCCTCCGTCGAGAAGTGGCTCGGCGAGATGGAGCACCGCTACCGGCTCGCCGGGCACTCCGAACGGGCGGTGCGCAGCGCCGAGTTCAGCGTCGCCGCGCACGTCGGTGACATCGGGCGGGCGGAGCGGGCGTACGACGCCTGGCTGGCCGCCGACCGGGACACCATGGCCGACTGCCACGCGTGCGAGCTGCACGGGCAGGGCTGGTGGCAGGCGGAGCGCGGCCGGGACGCGGAGGCGCTGGAGCTGTGGCGGCCGGTCCTGGAGGGCGAGTACACCTGCGCCCACGAACCGCACACGGTCCTCGCCTCCTCCCTGACGCCCCTGCTGCGGCTGGGCCGGACGGACGAGGCGCGCGCCAACCATCTGCGGGGCTTCCGGCTGGTACGGGTCATGGAGAGCATGCGCGGCGCCTACGCGGACCACGTCGAGTTCTGCGCGCTGACCGGCAACGAGGCGCGCGGACTCGAACTCCTCGCGGAGCGGCCGGCGTACTTCACCGACGACGGGCATCCGCGCAGCAAGCTGGAGTTCATGGCGGTGGTGGCCCTGCTCATGGAGCGGCTGGCCGCGCTGGGGCACGCCGACCGGGAGGTGCCCGGTCCGGCCGGCCGGGCGTGGACCGCGCGGGAACTCGCCGTCCACGCGCGCGTGGAGGCGCTGGCGCTGGCCGCGCGCTTCGACGAACGCAACGGCACGTCGTACGTCAGTGAGCGGGCCCGCGCGCGCATGGCGCAGCGGACGCTGGTGGAGCGGCTGCCGCTGGGGGTGCGGTCGGCGCGGGCGTCCGTCGCGCCGGCGGTGGCGGCACCGGCACCCCTTCCCGCGACGGACGCGCCGGACGCGCCGGATCCGGCCGCGCTGATCGCCGAGGCGCGGCGGCTGTCCGACACGTTGCGGCCCCATGCCGTCGAGGCGTGGGCGGCGGCCGCCAGGGCGGCGGAGGGCCTGGACCTGGACGCCCGTGACCGGGCGGAGATCGCCGATCACGAGGCCATGGGCCGGGGCCCCGAGGGCATCGAGCTGTTCGAGCGGGCGGCCGAGCTTTACGGGGAGGCGGGCGACCCCGGCGAGAGCCTGGCCGCACGCGCGCGTGCGGCGTACGTCCGCGCTCTGGCGGGCGAGGTGGACGAGGCACTGGCGGCGGTCGCCGAACCGTACGACAACGTCCTGGCGCTCTACGCCGTGGACGGCACGGGCGTCCGGCAGACGGCTGCCGTGCTGATGGGACGGGCGCGGATTCTGCTGCGTCGGGTGCACGAGGCCGGGGAAGCCGTCGGGCCGGCGGTCCTGGCCGATGCCGAGACGGCCGCGCGGGAGGTGCTGGCCCTGGTGGACGGCCACGTCGGGGACGACGTACGGCTCGCCTCGCGGGCCGCCGAGGCGCAGGCGATGCTGGCGGAACTGGCGGCGCGCACCGGGGACGTGGAGCGGGCCGCGCAGTTGTTCGCACGGGCGGCGGACGCGTTCGTCGGCGCGGGGCTGCCGTGGTTCGCGGTGGAGTACGAGGCCCGGCTGGCGGGGCTCGCGCACCACCTCGGCGACATCGAGGAAGCGGAACGGGCCCTGCGCGCGGCCCTGGAGCACGGCGGCCCGCACCTGGAGGCGACCGGCCGGGCACAACTGAACCTGCAGCTGGCCGAGGTCATCGGCGGCCGGGGCCTGTCGGAGGAGGCCGCCGCACACGCCCTGGAGGCGGCGCACTGGGCCGACGAGGCCGGCGAGGGTCCCACCCTCGGCGCCTGGGCGCGGCAGCAGCTCGGCGGGTTCCTCCTGCGGCAGGGGCGGTGGGCCGAGGCCGCGGAGGTGCTGGAGTCGGCGCTGCCCGACCTGACCGCCGAGACACACGGCGACGGCGCGGTCGTCCAGACGCAGTGGTGGCTCGGCGACTGTCTGAGCGAGCTCGGCGAACACCGTGAGGCCGCCGAACGATGGCTGCGCGCCGCCGAGATCGCCCGGAACTGGCCCGAGCAGCACGATCACGCGACGCTGGCCCACCTCGCCGCCGAGTCCCTGGGACACGCGGGGCTGCCGGACGAGGCGGACCGGGCCTACGCGCGCGCGGGCGACCTGTGGCGTTCCCTCGGCAACGTCCACGGGCTGGTGCGGGCCCTGCGCGCCCGCGCGTGGCTCGCGCTCGGCACACAGGACGGACCGGAGGGAGCACGGGAGTTGATGGCGGCCGCGGTCGGGGAGTGCGAGGCGGCGCTGCCCGTGGCGGAGGACGAGGAGGCGCGGCAGCGGATCGTCGCCGAACTCGGCCACACCCAGCAGCAGTTCGGCGACCTGCTCACCCGCTCGGTCACGGAGGAGGCCGAAGACACCGGGGACACGGAGGACGACGCGATCCGCTCCGTGCTCGAGGAGGCCCTCGGCCGGATGGCGGAGGCGGTCGACGTCTTCGCCACCCTCGGCGACGACGCCCGGCACGGCCGGACCGGCGCCGAGCTCGCGGCGGGCCGGCTGGCGGCCGACCTCGGCCGCCCCACCGAGGCGGCCGCACGCGCGCGTGCGGTACTGACGGCGTACACGACCACCGCCGACGAGGACCAGGACGAGACGGCACAGGCCCGCCGCGCAGAGGCCCGGCAACTGCTCGACGCGGTGAAGGAGGAGGCGGACTAG
- the thiD gene encoding bifunctional hydroxymethylpyrimidine kinase/phosphomethylpyrimidine kinase, with protein MSVSGAPPRVLTVAGSDSGGGAGVQADLKTMLALGVHGMSVITAVTAQNSLGVQGAWELPVAAVRAQYRSVVDDIGVQAVKTGMLASAELVETVAELIGATDAPAVVDPVGVSKHGDPLLAASALDSVRTKLLPVATVATPNLDEVAQLTGVRVASESDLRRAAAAVLAYGPRWVLIKGGHLTGEAVDLLTDGSAEHWLRAPRYDNRHTHGTGCTLASAIASQLARGQSVPEAVTAAKEYVTGAIAAGFALGGGIGPVDHGWALDRGTPAV; from the coding sequence ATGAGCGTCTCCGGTGCACCGCCGAGGGTGCTGACGGTCGCGGGCTCCGACTCCGGCGGCGGCGCGGGCGTCCAGGCCGACCTGAAGACCATGCTCGCGCTCGGGGTGCACGGCATGAGCGTGATCACGGCCGTCACGGCACAGAACTCCCTGGGCGTGCAGGGAGCCTGGGAGCTACCGGTGGCGGCGGTGCGGGCCCAGTACCGCAGTGTCGTGGACGACATCGGCGTCCAGGCGGTCAAGACCGGGATGCTCGCCTCGGCCGAACTCGTCGAAACGGTGGCCGAGTTGATCGGGGCCACGGACGCGCCGGCGGTCGTCGACCCGGTGGGCGTCTCGAAACACGGTGACCCGCTGCTGGCGGCCTCCGCGCTGGACTCCGTACGGACGAAGCTGCTGCCCGTGGCCACCGTCGCGACGCCGAACCTCGACGAGGTGGCGCAACTCACCGGTGTGCGCGTCGCGTCGGAGAGCGACCTGCGGCGGGCGGCGGCGGCCGTGCTGGCGTACGGGCCGCGCTGGGTGTTGATCAAGGGCGGCCACCTGACCGGGGAGGCCGTCGACCTCCTCACCGACGGCTCGGCGGAGCACTGGCTGCGGGCGCCGAGGTACGACAACCGGCACACCCACGGCACCGGCTGCACCCTGGCCTCGGCGATCGCGTCGCAGCTCGCCAGGGGCCAGAGCGTGCCGGAGGCGGTCACAGCCGCCAAGGAGTACGTCACCGGGGCGATCGCGGCCGGGTTCGCACTCGGCGGCGGGATCGGGCCGGTGGATCACGGGTGGGCCCTCGACAGGGGAACTCCCGCGGTCTGA
- a CDS encoding NAD(P)H-dependent glycerol-3-phosphate dehydrogenase, which translates to MSKPVRAAVFGNGSWGTAFGMVLADAGCEVTLWGRRAELAEAVNSTRTNPDYLPGVELPANLRATADAAEAARDADFTVLAIPSQTLRGNLAEWAPLLAPDTVLVSLMKGVELGSAMRMSEVIEDVAKVGQHRIAAVTGPNLAREIAARMPAAAVVACTDEAVAQRLQAACHTPYFRPYTNTDVVGCELGGAVKNVIGLAVGIADGMGLGDNAKGSLITRGLAETTRLGLAMGADPLTFSGLAGLGDLVATCSSPLSRNHTFGTNLGKGMTLQETIAVTRQTAEGVKSCESVLDLARRHGVDMPITEMVVGIVHEGKPPVVALKELMSRSAKPERR; encoded by the coding sequence GTGAGCAAGCCGGTCAGGGCGGCCGTCTTCGGCAACGGATCGTGGGGCACCGCCTTCGGCATGGTCCTCGCCGACGCGGGCTGCGAGGTGACCCTGTGGGGGCGTCGCGCCGAACTCGCGGAAGCGGTCAACTCCACCCGCACGAACCCCGACTACCTGCCCGGCGTCGAACTCCCGGCGAACCTGCGGGCCACGGCGGACGCCGCCGAGGCAGCGCGCGACGCCGACTTCACCGTCCTCGCGATCCCCTCGCAGACCCTGCGCGGAAACCTCGCCGAATGGGCGCCGTTGCTCGCGCCGGACACCGTTCTCGTCTCGCTCATGAAAGGCGTCGAACTCGGTTCCGCCATGCGGATGAGCGAGGTGATCGAGGACGTCGCCAAGGTCGGGCAGCACCGGATCGCCGCGGTCACCGGACCCAACCTGGCCCGCGAGATCGCGGCCCGGATGCCGGCCGCCGCCGTGGTCGCCTGCACCGACGAGGCCGTCGCCCAGCGGCTCCAGGCCGCCTGCCACACGCCGTACTTCCGGCCGTACACCAACACCGACGTCGTCGGCTGCGAACTCGGCGGCGCGGTGAAGAACGTGATCGGTCTCGCCGTCGGCATCGCGGACGGCATGGGTCTCGGCGACAACGCCAAGGGCTCGCTCATCACCCGCGGACTCGCCGAGACCACGCGGCTGGGCCTCGCCATGGGCGCCGACCCGTTGACCTTCTCCGGGCTCGCCGGTCTGGGCGACCTGGTGGCGACCTGCTCCTCGCCGCTGTCGCGCAACCACACCTTCGGCACCAACCTCGGCAAGGGCATGACCCTCCAGGAGACGATCGCGGTCACCCGGCAGACCGCCGAGGGCGTCAAGTCCTGTGAGTCGGTGCTGGATCTGGCCCGCCGGCACGGCGTCGACATGCCGATCACCGAGATGGTCGTCGGCATCGTCCACGAGGGCAAGCCGCCGGTCGTCGCGCTCAAGGAACTGATGTCGCGCAGCGCGAAGCCCGAACGACGCTGA
- a CDS encoding DAK2 domain-containing protein — MAQVPQTFFDALAVRTWCGLALEALGRAREEIDAINVYPVADGDTGTNLYLTVESAVTAVEAVFAGHEMGSGSAAGGEPSLSDAVRAMAHGALIGARGNSGTILAQLLRGMAQVLGADGEAPHTDGQGLRLALRHAADSARQAVAHPVEGTVLTVASAAADAADGAEGDCGTVSRAAYEGARAALAATPGQLAVLRRAGVVDAGGRGLVAVLAALVETLTGEAPRAVARGHAREDAVSDEAGDCADIRSPGVTAGAPTKAGPAFEVIYLLEAGDSAVTRLRARLDALGDSLVVVGGDGLWNVHVHVDDAGAAVEAGVEAGRPYRIRITHFGAGDVHTTGAERPPRERAQRAVVAVVPGEGLAGLYAEAGATTVLARPGEPPASGELVEAVRRAHAREVVLLPNDAELRHTAAAAAEQARADGIRVALIPTRSAVQGIAALAVHEPGRRFDEDVVAMTSAAGATRYAEVAVAERQSWTMAGICQAGDVLGLIDGDVAVIGSDVTVTAEIVLDRMLSAGGELVTLVLGDEAPEPVAAHLETRVREAYLAVDTVVYRGGRQGAVLLIGVE, encoded by the coding sequence GTGGCGCAGGTGCCGCAGACATTCTTCGATGCTCTCGCGGTGCGCACCTGGTGCGGTCTCGCGCTCGAGGCGCTCGGGCGGGCCCGCGAGGAGATCGACGCGATCAACGTCTACCCCGTGGCGGACGGGGACACCGGCACCAACCTGTATCTGACCGTCGAGTCCGCCGTCACCGCCGTCGAGGCGGTGTTCGCGGGGCACGAGATGGGCTCCGGGAGCGCGGCGGGCGGGGAACCGTCGCTGTCCGACGCCGTCCGGGCCATGGCCCACGGGGCGCTCATCGGGGCACGCGGCAACTCCGGGACGATCCTCGCGCAGCTGCTGCGCGGCATGGCACAGGTGCTCGGCGCCGACGGTGAGGCGCCGCACACCGACGGGCAGGGCCTGCGGCTCGCCCTGCGGCACGCGGCCGACTCCGCCCGCCAGGCCGTGGCCCACCCCGTCGAGGGCACGGTCCTCACGGTGGCCTCCGCCGCCGCCGACGCGGCCGACGGGGCCGAGGGGGACTGCGGCACGGTCTCCCGCGCGGCCTACGAGGGGGCTCGTGCGGCCCTCGCCGCCACCCCGGGCCAGCTCGCGGTGCTGCGGCGGGCCGGCGTGGTCGACGCCGGGGGCCGGGGACTGGTGGCGGTCCTGGCGGCGCTGGTGGAGACGCTGACCGGGGAGGCGCCCAGGGCCGTCGCGCGGGGGCACGCGCGCGAGGACGCGGTTTCGGACGAGGCCGGCGACTGCGCCGACATACGGAGCCCGGGCGTGACCGCGGGCGCCCCGACGAAGGCCGGCCCCGCCTTCGAGGTCATCTACCTCCTGGAGGCCGGCGACTCCGCGGTCACACGGCTGCGGGCCCGGCTGGACGCCCTCGGGGACTCCCTCGTCGTCGTCGGCGGCGACGGGCTGTGGAACGTGCACGTCCATGTGGACGACGCGGGCGCCGCCGTGGAGGCGGGCGTCGAGGCCGGGCGGCCGTACCGGATCCGGATCACGCACTTCGGGGCCGGCGACGTGCACACCACCGGTGCCGAGCGGCCGCCCCGGGAGCGGGCCCAGCGGGCCGTGGTGGCCGTCGTGCCCGGCGAGGGGCTGGCCGGGCTGTACGCCGAGGCGGGCGCGACCACGGTGCTCGCCCGGCCGGGGGAGCCGCCCGCGAGCGGTGAGCTGGTCGAGGCCGTACGGCGGGCCCACGCGCGCGAGGTCGTGCTGCTGCCCAACGACGCGGAGCTGCGTCACACCGCTGCGGCGGCGGCCGAGCAGGCCCGCGCGGACGGCATCCGCGTGGCACTGATCCCGACCCGTTCCGCGGTCCAGGGCATCGCGGCGCTCGCCGTGCACGAGCCGGGGCGCCGCTTCGACGAGGACGTGGTGGCGATGACCTCGGCCGCGGGCGCCACCCGCTACGCCGAGGTCGCCGTCGCGGAACGCCAGTCCTGGACCATGGCCGGCATCTGCCAGGCCGGGGACGTGCTCGGACTCATCGACGGCGACGTGGCCGTGATCGGGTCGGACGTCACCGTCACGGCGGAGATCGTCCTCGACCGGATGCTCTCGGCGGGCGGCGAACTGGTCACCCTCGTCCTCGGCGACGAGGCCCCCGAACCCGTCGCCGCCCACCTGGAGACCCGCGTCCGGGAGGCGTACCTCGCCGTCGACACGGTGGTGTACCGGGGCGGCCGACAGGGAGCGGTGCTGCTCATCGGCGTGGAGTAG
- the rpmB gene encoding 50S ribosomal protein L28, translating to MAANCDVCGKGPGFGNNISHSHRRTSRRWNPNIQRVRTVVGGTPKRVNACTSCIKAGKVSR from the coding sequence GTGGCTGCCAACTGCGACGTCTGCGGCAAGGGGCCGGGCTTCGGCAACAACATCTCGCACTCGCACCGCCGTACGTCCCGTCGCTGGAACCCGAACATCCAGCGTGTGCGTACCGTGGTGGGCGGGACGCCGAAGCGCGTGAACGCTTGCACCTCGTGCATCAAGGCCGGCAAGGTCTCGCGCTGA
- a CDS encoding thiamine-phosphate kinase: MKGTVGELGEFGLIRELTSRLTTTPAVRVGPGDDAAVVAAPDRRVVASTDILLEGRHFRRDWSTAYDVGRKAAAQNLADIAAMGAVPTALLLGLVVPAELPVTWPTEMMDGLRDECQVAGASVVGGDVVRGDTIMVSITALGDLRNHEPVTRGGARPGDLVAVTGWLGWSAAGFAVLSRGFRSPRAFVEAHRRPEPPYHAGPAAAGLGATSMCDVSDGLIADLGHIAEASKVRIDIRSGAIDIPSQMNDIGQAVGVDPMQWVLTGGEDHAIVATFPPDVKLPARWKVIGEVLNPSALPQVTVDGAPWTKKGGWDHFGDIES; this comes from the coding sequence ATGAAGGGCACTGTTGGTGAGCTCGGCGAGTTCGGGCTCATCAGGGAGCTCACCTCCCGCCTCACCACCACCCCGGCGGTCCGGGTCGGTCCCGGCGACGACGCCGCGGTCGTCGCCGCGCCCGACCGCAGGGTCGTGGCCAGCACCGACATCCTGCTGGAGGGCCGGCACTTCCGCCGCGACTGGTCCACGGCCTACGACGTGGGACGCAAGGCGGCCGCGCAGAACCTCGCGGACATCGCCGCCATGGGCGCCGTACCGACCGCCCTGCTGCTCGGCCTGGTCGTGCCCGCCGAACTCCCCGTGACCTGGCCGACCGAGATGATGGACGGCCTGCGCGACGAGTGCCAGGTCGCCGGCGCCTCCGTGGTCGGCGGCGACGTCGTGCGCGGCGACACGATCATGGTGTCGATCACCGCGCTCGGTGACCTGCGCAACCACGAACCCGTGACCCGTGGGGGCGCCCGGCCCGGCGACCTCGTCGCGGTGACCGGCTGGCTGGGCTGGTCCGCGGCCGGGTTCGCGGTGCTCTCCCGCGGCTTCCGCTCGCCGCGCGCCTTCGTCGAGGCGCACCGGCGCCCCGAGCCGCCGTACCACGCGGGGCCGGCCGCCGCCGGGCTCGGCGCGACCTCGATGTGCGACGTGAGCGACGGTCTCATCGCCGACCTCGGGCACATCGCCGAGGCCAGCAAGGTCCGGATCGACATCCGCTCCGGCGCGATCGACATCCCGTCCCAGATGAACGACATCGGGCAGGCCGTCGGCGTCGACCCCATGCAGTGGGTGCTGACCGGGGGAGAGGACCACGCGATCGTCGCGACCTTCCCGCCGGACGTGAAGCTGCCGGCCCGCTGGAAGGTCATCGGCGAGGTGCTCAACCCCTCGGCGCTGCCCCAGGTCACCGTCGACGGCGCGCCGTGGACGAAGAAGGGCGGCTGGGACCACTTCGGGGACATCGAGTCATGA
- a CDS encoding D-alanine--D-alanine ligase family protein has product MSTENLSQNPEQSPRKPRVAIVFGGRSSEHGISMVTAGAVLKAIDRTKYEVLPIGITREGRWVLTADAPERMAITDRRTPEVEELAESGEGGVVLPVDPANREVVYNEPGSVPKALGEVDVVFPVLHGPYGEDGTLQGLLELSGVPYVGSGVLASAVGQDKEYMKRVFTSFGLKVGPYVVIRPREWSGDESAARKKIIDFAGEHGWPLFVKPARAGSSIGITKVDDLSGLDEAIAEAQRHDPKILVEAALRGREIECGVLEFEDGPRASAPAEIPPPDAHAYYDFEAKYIDSTPGLVPAPLSPEETAEVQRLAVDAFEAASCEGLVRADFFLTEDGEFVINEINTMPGFTPISMYPQMWQASGIGYAELVDRLVQAALRRSTGLR; this is encoded by the coding sequence ATGAGCACCGAGAACCTCTCCCAGAACCCTGAGCAGTCGCCTCGCAAGCCGCGCGTGGCCATCGTGTTCGGCGGACGCAGCTCCGAACACGGGATCTCCATGGTCACCGCCGGCGCCGTCCTGAAGGCCATCGACCGGACCAAGTACGAGGTCCTGCCGATCGGCATCACCCGGGAGGGCCGCTGGGTGCTCACCGCCGACGCTCCGGAGCGCATGGCGATCACCGACCGCCGTACCCCCGAGGTCGAGGAGCTCGCCGAGTCGGGCGAGGGCGGCGTGGTGCTCCCCGTCGACCCCGCGAACCGCGAAGTCGTCTACAACGAGCCCGGATCGGTGCCCAAGGCACTCGGTGAGGTCGACGTCGTCTTCCCCGTCCTGCACGGCCCCTACGGCGAGGACGGCACCCTGCAGGGCCTCCTGGAGCTCTCCGGCGTCCCGTACGTGGGCTCGGGCGTGCTCGCCTCGGCCGTCGGCCAGGACAAGGAGTACATGAAGCGGGTGTTCACCTCCTTCGGGCTCAAGGTCGGCCCGTACGTGGTGATCCGGCCGCGCGAGTGGTCCGGTGACGAGTCCGCCGCCCGCAAGAAGATCATCGACTTCGCGGGCGAGCACGGCTGGCCGCTGTTCGTGAAGCCCGCGCGCGCGGGCTCGTCGATCGGCATCACCAAGGTCGACGACCTCTCCGGCCTCGACGAGGCGATCGCCGAGGCGCAGCGGCACGACCCGAAGATCCTCGTGGAGGCCGCGCTGCGCGGCCGCGAGATCGAGTGCGGGGTGCTGGAGTTCGAGGACGGCCCGCGCGCCTCCGCGCCGGCCGAGATCCCGCCGCCGGACGCGCACGCCTACTACGACTTCGAGGCGAAGTACATCGACTCGACGCCGGGCCTGGTGCCGGCCCCGCTCTCGCCGGAGGAGACGGCCGAGGTGCAGCGGCTCGCGGTCGACGCCTTCGAGGCGGCCTCGTGCGAGGGGCTCGTCCGCGCGGACTTCTTCCTCACCGAGGACGGGGAGTTCGTGATCAACGAGATCAACACGATGCCCGGCTTCACGCCCATCTCGATGTACCCGCAGATGTGGCAGGCGAGCGGCATCGGTTACGCGGAACTCGTGGACAGGCTGGTACAGGCGGCGCTGCGCCGCTCGACGGGCCTGCGCTGA
- a CDS encoding Lrp/AsnC family transcriptional regulator, protein MVQAYILIQTEVGKASTVAETISKIPGVIQAEDVTGPYDVIVRAQADTVDDLGRLVVAKVQQVDGITRTLTCPVVHL, encoded by the coding sequence GTGGTACAGGCGTACATCCTGATCCAGACGGAGGTCGGCAAGGCGTCGACCGTCGCCGAAACGATCAGCAAGATCCCTGGAGTCATCCAGGCCGAGGACGTGACAGGGCCGTACGACGTGATCGTGCGCGCCCAGGCCGACACCGTCGACGATCTCGGCCGCTTGGTGGTCGCGAAAGTCCAGCAAGTGGACGGCATCACGCGCACCCTGACCTGCCCGGTGGTGCATCTGTAG